A genomic stretch from Mastacembelus armatus chromosome 12, fMasArm1.2, whole genome shotgun sequence includes:
- the LOC113124917 gene encoding heat shock protein 30-like gives MLCSHGFQSALRPFMGFSWPVRSLWPEVRPLFCQQDLLQRNLQELCSSLELMHKLQHKILEETEPFQSSGTVQPLSFQLDKEGQHFGLTLDTRGFSPEELSVRQVGRKLRVSGKTEKKQEDGKGSYSYRLQEFRQEFDLPEGLNPEAVTCCLAPDGKLHIQAAKAPCVEEAERELTIKRSLEEKPQQSVCPHTEDNSTDTGSTGQP, from the coding sequence atgCTGTGCTCTCATGGATTCCAGTCTGCCCTCAGGCCATTCATGGGCTTCAGCTGGCCTGTACGCAGCCTGTGGCCAGAGGTCAGACCTCTGTTCTGTCAGCAGGATCTACTGCAGAGAAACCTACAGGAGCTGTGCAGCAGTCTGGAGCTGATGCACAAACTTCAGCACAAGATCCTGGAGGAGACTGAGCCTTTCCAAAGCAGTGGGACCGTGCAGCCGCTCTCCTTCCAGCTGGACAAAGAGGGACAGCACTTTGGCCTGACCCTGGACACTCGTGGCTTTTCCCCAGAGGAGCTGTCTGTCAGGCAGGTGGGCAGGAAGCTGAGGGTCAGTgggaagacagagaagaagcaggaggaCGGGAAAGGCTCCTACTCTTACAGACTCCAGGAGTTCAGACAGGAGTTTGATCTGCCTGAAGGACTCAACCCTGAAGCCGTCACCTGCTGCCTGGCTCCAGACGGGAAGCTCCACATCCAGGCAGCCAAAGCTCCGTGTGTTGAGGAGGCTGAGAGAGAGCTGACTATCAAGAGGAGCTTGGAGGAGAAACcacagcagagtgtgtgtccacacacagAAGACAACAGCACAGATACAGGCAGCACAGGACAACCCTGA